The following coding sequences are from one Saccharomyces cerevisiae S288C chromosome X, complete sequence window:
- the TRK1 gene encoding Trk1p (Component of the Trk1p-Trk2p potassium transport system; 180 kDa high affinity potassium transporter; phosphorylated in vivo and interacts physically with the phosphatase Ppz1p, suggesting Trk1p activity is regulated by phosphorylation; TRK1 has a paralog, TRK2, that arose from the whole genome duplication) yields the protein MHFRRTMSRVPTLASLEIRYKKSFGHKFRDFIALCGHYFAPVKKYIFPSFIAVHYFYTISLTLITSILLYPIKNTRYIDTLFLAAGAVTQGGLNTVDINNLSLYQQIVLYIVCCISTPIAVHSCLAFVRLYWFERYFDGIRDSSRRNFKMRRTKTILERELTARTMTKNRTGTQRTSYPRKQAKTDDFQEKLFSGEMVNRDEQDSVHSDQNSHDISRDSSNNNTNHNGSSGSLDDFVKEDETDDNGEYQENNSYSTVGSSSNTVADESLNQKPKPSSLRFDEPHSKQRPARVPSEKFAKRRGSRDISPADMYRSIMMLQGKHEATAEDEGPPLVIGSPADGTRYKSNVNKLKKATGINGNKIKIRDKGNESNTDQNSVSSEANSTASVSDESSLHTNFGNKVPSLRTNTHRSNSGPIAITDNAETDKKHGPSIQFDITKPPRKISKRVSTFDDLNPKSSVLYRKKASKKYLMKHFPKARRIRQQIKRRLSTGSIEKNSSNNVSDRKPITDMDDDDDDDDNDGDNNEEYFADNESGDEDERVQQSEPHSDSELKSHQQQQEKHQLQQNLHRMYKTKSFDDNRSRAVPMERSRTIDMAEAKDLNELARTPDFQKMVYQNWKAHHRKKPNFRKRGWNNKIFEHGPYASDSDRNYPDNSNTGNSILHYAESILHHDGSHKNGSEEASSDSNENIYSTNGGSDHNGLNNYPTYNDDEEGYYGLHFDTDYDLDPRHDLSKGSGKTYLSWQPTIGRNSNFLGLTRAQKDELGGVEYRAIKLLCTILVVYYVGWHIVAFVMLVPWIILKKHYSEVVRDDGVSPTWWGFWTAMSAFNDLGLTLTPNSMMSFNKAVYPLIVMIWFIIIGNTGFPILLRCIIWIMFKISPDLSQMRESLGFLLDHPRRCFTLLFPKAATWWLLLTLAGLNITDWILFIILDFGSTVVKSLSKGYRVLVGLFQSVSTRTAGFSVVDLSQLHPSIQVSYMLMMYVSVLPLAISIRRTNVYEEQSLGLYGDMGGEPEDTDTEDDGNDEDDDEENESHEGQSSQRSSSNNNNNNNRKKKKKKKTENPNEISTKSFIGAHLRKQLSFDLWFLFLGLFIICICEGDKIKDVQEPNFNIFAILFEIVSAYGTVGLSLGYPDTNQSFSRQFTTLSKLVIIAMLIRGKNRGLPYSLDRAIILPSDRLEHIDHLEGMKLKRQARTNTEDPMTEHFKRSFTDVKHRWGALKRKTTHSRNPKRSSTTL from the coding sequence ATGCATTTTAGAAGAACGATGAGTAGAGTGCCCACATTGGCATCTCTTGAAATACGatataaaaaatctttcGGCCATAAATTTCGTGATTTTATTGCTCTATGTGGTCACTATTTTGCTCcagttaaaaaatatatcttCCCCAGTTTTATCGCGGTTCACTACTTCTACACGATATCCCTGACATTAATAACTTCAATCCTGCTATATCCCATTAAGAATACCAGATACATTGATACATTGTTTTTAGCAGCGGGCGCAGTTACACAAGGTGGCTTAAATACTGTGGATATCAACAATCTAAGCTTATACCAACAAATTGTTCTGTATATCGTATGCTGCATATCAACACCAATTGCAGTTCATAGTTGCTTGGCATTTGTACGGCTTTACTGGTTTGAGCGCTACTTCGATGGTATTAGAGACTCTTCTAGACGAAATTTTAAGATGAGAAGAACGAAAACAATCTTAGAAAGGGAACTAACAGCAAGAACCATGACCAAGAATAGAACAGGTACCCAAAGAACGTCTTATCCTAGGAAACAAGCTAAAACAGATgatttccaagaaaaattgttcaGCGGAGAAATGGTTAATAGAGATGAGCAGGACTCAGTTCACAGCGACCAGAATTCTCATGACATTAGTAGGGACAGcagcaataataatacgAATCACAATGGTAGCAGTGGCAGTTTAGATGATTTCGTTAAGGAAGACGAAACGGATGACAATGGAGAATATCAGGAGAACAACTCCTACTCGACGGTAGGTAGTTCGTCTAACACAGTTGCAGACGAAAGTTTAAATCAGAAGCCCAAGCCAAGCAGTCTTCGGTTTGATGAGCCACACAGCAAACAAAGACCCGCAAGAGTTCCCTCAGAGAAATTTGCAAAAAGAAGGGGTTCAAGAGATATTAGCCCAGCCGATATGTATCGATCCATTATGATGCTACAAGGTAAGCATGAAGCAACTGCTGAAGATGAAGGTCCCCCTTTAGTCATCGGGTCCCCTGCGGATGGCACAAGATATAAAAGTAATGTCAATAAGCTAAAGAAGGCCACCGGCATAAATGGTAACAAAATCAAGATTCGAGATAAGGGAAATGAAAGTAACACTGATCAAAATTCCGTGTCAAGTGAAGCAAACAGTACGGCGAGCGTTTCGGACGAAAGCTCGTTACACACAAATTTTGGTAACAAAGTACCTTCATTAAGAACAAATACTCATAGATCAAATTCGGGCCCGATAGCCATTACTGATAACGCAGAAACAGACAAAAAGCATGGGCCATCAATTCAATTCGATATAACTAAACCTCctagaaaaatttcaaaaagagtTTCAACCTTCGATGATTTGAACCCAAAATCTTCCGTTCTTTATCGAAAAAAAGCATCGAAGAAGTACCTCATGAAACATTTTCCTAAAGCGCGGCGAATACGGCAACAAATTAAGAGAAGGCTTTCTACTGGTTCAATTGAGAAAAACAGCAGTAACAATGTTTCAGATAGAAAACCTATTACTGATatggatgatgatgatgatgacgatgacaaCGACGGCGATAACAACGAAGAATACTTTGCTGACAACGAAAGCGGCGATGAAGATGAACGAGTACAGCAGTCTGAACCACATTCTGATTCAGAACTCAAATCGcaccaacaacagcaagAAAAACACCAACTGCAGCAGAACCTGCACCGCATGTATAAAACCAAATCATTTGATGATAATCGTTCAAGAGCAGTTCCTATGGAACGTTCCAGGACCATCGATATGGCAGAGGCTAAGGATCTAAATGAGCTCGCAAGGACGCctgattttcaaaaaatggtCTATCAAAATTGGAAAGCCCATCATAGAAAAAAACCGAACTTTAGGAAGAGGGGATGGAATAACAAGATATTTGAACATGGTCCCTATGCATCTGACAGCGATCGCAATTATCCTGATAATAGTAATACTGGAAACAGTATTCTTCATTACGCAGAGTCTATTTTACATCATGATGGCTCTCATAAAAATGGAAGCGAAGAAGCCTCTTCCGACTCTAATGAGAATATCTATTCCACGAATGGAGGAAGCGACCACAATGGTCTTAACAACTATCCTACTTACAacgacgatgaagaaggcTATTATGGTTTACATTTCGATACCGATTATGACCTAGATCCTCGTCATGATTTATCTAAAGGCAGTGGTAAAACGTATCTATCATGGCAACCAACTATTGGACGTAACTCAAACTTCCTTGGATTAACAAGAGCCCAGAAAGATGAATTAGGTGGTGTCGAGTACAGAGCAATCAAACTTTTATGCACCATATTGGTTGTCTACTACGTTGGATGGCATATTGTTGCTTTTGTTATGTTAGTACCTTGgattattttgaaaaagcattATAGTGAAGTTGTTAGAGATGATGGTGTTTCACCTACATGGTGGGGATTTTGGACAGCAATGAGTGCATTTAATGATTTAGGTTTGACATTAACTCCAAATTCAATGATGTCGTTTAACAAAGCTGTATACCCATTGATCGTTATGATTTGGTTTATCATTATCGGAAATACAGGGTTTCCCATCCTTCTTAGATGCATCATTTGGATAATGTTTAAAATTTCTCCTGATTTATCACAGATGAGAGAAAGTTTAGGTTTTCTCTTAGACCATCCACGTCGTTGTTTCACCTTGCTATTTCCTAAGGCAGCTACATGGTGGCTACTTTTAACGCTTGCAGGATTGAATATAACTGATTggattttatttattattctaGATTTTGGCTCAACAGTTGTGAAATCATTATCGAAAGGCTATAGAGTCCTTGTCGGCCTGTTTCAATCTGTTAGCACAAGAACTGCTGGATTCAGCGTTGTCGATTTAAGTCAACTGCATCCTTCTATCCAAGTCTCCTATATGCTAATGATGTATGTCTCCGTATTACCATTGGCCATCTCTATTCGACGGACAAATGTTTACGAGGAGCAATCTTTAGGACTATATGGAGATATGGGGGGAGAACCAGAAGATACGGATACTGAAGACGATGGTaacgatgaagatgacgacGAGGAAAACGAGAGTCACGAAGGTCAAAGTAGTCAAAGAAGTAGTTcgaacaacaacaacaataacaacaggaaaaagaaaaagaaaaagaaaactgaaAATCCAAATGAAATATCTACAAAATCCTTTATCGGTGCCCATTTAAGGAAACAGCTTTCATTTGACTTGTGGTTTCTATTTTTAGGGTTATTTATCATTTGCATTTGTGAAGGGGACAAGATAAAGGACGTACAAGAACCAAACTTTAATATATTTgcaattctttttgaaattgttagCGCTTACGGTACAGTTGGGCTATCGCTAGGTTATCCGGACACCAACCAATCGTTTTCAAGACAGTTTACTACATTATCTAAGTTGGTGATCATAGCTATGCTGATCAGAGGCAAGAATAGAGGTCTACCATACTCACTGGATCGTGCAATTATCTTGCCTAGTGATAGACTTGAACATATTGACCACCTTGAGGGcatgaaattgaagagaCAGGCTAGAACCAATACAGAAGACCCAATGACGGAACATTTCAAGAGAAGTTTCACTGATGTGAAACATCGTTGGGGAGCTCTTAAGCGTAAGACCACACATTCCCGAAATCCTAAAAGGAGCAGCACAACGCTCTAA
- the URA2 gene encoding bifunctional carbamoylphosphate synthetase/aspartate transcarbamylase (Bifunctional carbamoylphosphate synthetase/aspartate transcarbamylase; catalyzes the first two enzymatic steps in the de novo biosynthesis of pyrimidines; both activities are subject to feedback inhibition by UTP) has protein sequence MATIAPTAPITPPMESTGDRLVTLELKDGTVLQGYSFGAEKSVAGELVFQTGMVGYPESVTDPSYEGQILVITYPLVGNYGVPDMHLRDELVEELPRYFESNRIHIAGLVISHYTDEYSHYLAKSSLGKWLQNEGIPAVYGVDTRSLTKHLRDAGSMLGRLSLEKSGSDRTISRSSSWRSAFDVPEWVDPNVQNLVSKVSINEPKLYVPPADNKHIELQTGPDGKVLRILAIDVGMKYNQIRCFIKRGVELKVVPWNYDFTKEDYDGLFISNGPGDPSVLDDLSQRLSNVLEAKKTPVFGICLGHQLIARAAGASTLKLKFGNRGHNIPCTSTISGRCYITSQNHGFAVDVDTLTSGWKPLFVNANDDSNEGIYHSELPYFSVQFHPESTPGPRDTEFLFDVFIQAVKEFKYTQVLKPIAFPGGLLEDNVKAHPRIEAKKVLVLGSGGLSIGQAGEFDYSGSQAIKALKEEGIYTILINPNIATIQTSKGLADKVYFVPVTAEFVRKVILHERPDAIYVTFGGQTALSVGIAMKDEFEALGVKVLGTPIDTIITTEDRELFSNAIDEINEKCAKSQAANSVDEALAAVKEIGFPVIVRAAYALGGLGSGFANNEKELVDLCNVAFSSSPQVLVEKSMKGWKEVEYEVVRDAFDNCITVCNMENFDPLGIHTGDSIVVAPSQTLSDEDYNMLRTTAVNVIRHLGVVGECNIQYALNPVSKDYCIIEVNARLSRSSALASKATGYPLAYTAAKLGLNIPLNEVKNSVTKSTCACFEPSLDYCVVKMPRWDLKKFTRVSTELSSSMKSVGEVMSIGRTFEEAIQKAIRSTEYANLGFNETDLDIDIDYELNNPTDMRVFAIANAFAKKGYSVDKVWEMTRIDKWFLNKLHDLVQFAEKISSFGTKEELPSLVLRQAKQLGFDDRQIARFLDSNEVAIRRLRKEYGITPFVKQIDTVAAEFPAYTNYLYMTYNADSHDLSFDDHGVMVLGSGVYRIGSSVEFDWCAVTAVRTLRANNIKTIMVNYNPETVSTDYDEADRLYFETINLERVLDIYEIENSSGVVVSMGGQTSNNIAMTLHRENVKILGTSPDMIDSAENRYKFSRMLDQIGVDQPAWKELTSMDEAESFAEKVGYPVLVRPSYVLSGAAMNTVYSKNDLESYLNQAVEVSRDYPVVITKYIENAKEIEMDAVARNGELVMHVVSEHVENAGVHSGDATLIVPPQDLAPETVDRIVVATAKIGKALKITGPYNIQFIAKDNEIKVIECNVRASRSFPFISKVVGVNLIELATKAIMGLPLTPYPVEKLPDDYVAVKVPQFSFPRLAGADPVLGVEMASTGEVATFGHSKYEAYLKSLLATGFKLPKKNILLSIGSYKEKQELLSSVQKLYNMGYKLFATSGTADFLSEHGIAVQYLEVLNKDDDDQKSEYSLTQHLANNEIDLYINLPSANRFRRPASYVSKGYKTRRLAVDYSVPLVTNVKCAKLLIEAISRNITLDVSERDAQTSHRTITLPGLINIATYVPNASHVIKGPAELKETTRLFLESGFTYCQLMPRSISGPVITDVASLKAANSVSQDSSYTDFSFTIAGTAHNAHSVTQSASKVTALFLPLRELKNKITAVAELLNQWPTEKQVIAEAKTADLASVLLLTSLQNRSIHITGVSNKEDLALIMTVKAKDPRVTCDVNIYSLFIAQDDYPEAVFLPTKEDQEFFWNNLDSIDAFSVGALPVALANVTGNKVDVGMGIKDSLPLLLAAVEEGKLTIDDIVLRLHDNPAKIFNIPTQDSVVEIDLDYSFRRNKRWSPFNKDMNGGIERVVYNGETLVLSGELVSPGAKGKCIVNPSPASITASAELQSTSAKRRFSITEEAIADNLDAAEDAIPEQPLEQKLMSSRPPRELVAPGAIQNLIRSNNPFRGRHILSIKQFKRSDFHVLFAVAQELRAAVAREGVLDLMKGHVITTIFFEPSTRTCSSFIAAMERLGGRIVNVNPLVSSVKKGETLQDTIRTLACYSDAIVMRHSEEMSVHIAAKYSPVPIINGGNGSREHPTQAFLDLFTIREEIGTVNGITVTFMGDLKHGRTVHSLCRLLMHYQVRINLVSPPELRLPEGLREELRKAGLLGVESIELTPHIISKTDVLYCTRVQEERFNSPEEYARLKDTYIVDNKILAHAKENMAIMHPLPRVNEIKEEVDYDHRAAYFRQMKYGLFVRMALLAMVMGVDM, from the coding sequence ATGGCCACTATTGCTCCCACTGCTCCAATCACCCCTCCAATGGAATCTACGGGTGACCGTCTGGTTACGTTGGAACTTAAGGACGGCACGGTCTTACAAGGTTATTCATTTGGTGCTGAGAAATCCGTCGCTGGTGAATTAGTTTTCCAAACTGGTATGGTTGGTTATCCTGAATCTGTGACCGATCCATCTTATGAAGGCCAGATCTTAGTCATCACTTACCCATTGGTAGGCAATTATGGTGTCCCAGATATGCACTTGAGAGATGAATTGGTCGAAGAATTGCcaagatattttgaaagtaATAGAATCCATATTGCCGGTTTAGTTATTTCTCACTATACCGACGAGTACTCTCATTATCTTGCTAAATCTTCCTTAGGTAAATGGTTACAAAATGAAGGGATCCCAGCTGTTTATGGTGTTGATACAAGATCATTGACCAAGCATTTGAGAGATGCAGGTTCAATGTTGGGTAGGTTgtctttggaaaaaagCGGCTCTGACAGAACCATCTCCAGATCTTCCTCTTGGAGAAGTGCGTTTGATGTTCCTGAATGGGTGGATCCAAATGTTCAAAACCTAGTTTCTAAGGTCTCCATCAATGAACCTAAATTGTACGTTCCTCCAGCAGACAATAAGCACATCGAATTGCAAACCGGACCCGATGGTAAAGTTTTAAGGATTCTAGCCATTGACGTGGGTATGAAATACAATCAAATTCGTTGTTTTATCAAAAGGGGTGTAGAATTGAAAGTTGTTCCATGGAACTACGATTTCACTAAAGAAGATTATGATGGTCTGTTTATTTCAAATGGTCCAGGTGATCCATCTGTTCTAGATGATCTATCTCAAAGATTGTCAAATGTCCTGGAGGCTAAAAAGACGCCAGTATTCGGTATTTGTCTCGGTCATCAATTGATAGCAAGAGCTGCCGGTGCATCCACCCTAAAACTAAAATTTGGTAACCGTGGTCATAACATACCTTGTACATCAACTATAAGTGGTCGTTGTTACATAACATCTCAAAACCATGGGTTCGCTGTGGATGTTGACACTCTAACTTCCGGATGGAAGCCATTGTTTGTTAACGCGAATGATGACTCTAACGAAGGTATCTATCATTCTGAATTACCTTATTTTTCCGTCCAATTCCATCCAGAATCCACACCTGGCCCAAGAGATACAGAATTCTTGTTTGACGTTTTTATCCAAGCAGTTAAAGAATTCAAGTATACACAAGTGTTGAAACCAATCGCTTTCCCAGGTGGCCTATTAGAGGATAACGTTAAGGCACACCCTAGAATCGAAGCGAAGAAGGTTCTAGTTCTCGGTTCTGGTGGTTTGTCCATCGGTCAAGCTGGTGAATTTGACTACTCTGGTTCTCAAGCCATCAaagctttgaaagaagaaggtatCTATACAATTTTAATTAATCCAAACATTGCTACCATCCAAACTTCGAAAGGGTTGGCTGATAAGGTTTATTTTGTTCCTGTTACTGCAGAGTTCGTGAGAAAAGTTATTTTACATGAAAGGCCGGACGCCATTTATGTGACATTTGGTGGACAAACTGCTTTATCTGTTGGTATAGCCATGAAAGATGAATTTGAGGCGTTAGGAGTTAAAGTATTGGGTACTCCAATCGATACTATTATTACCACGGAAGACCGTGAACTCTTCAGTAATGCCATTGAcgaaattaatgaaaaatgtgCGAAATCTCAAGCTGCTAATTCAGTGGACGAGGCATTGGCCGCTGTCAAGGAGATCGGTTTCCCAGTTATTGTACGTGCTGCATATGCATTGGGAGGTTTAGGTTCCGGTTTCGctaataatgaaaaagaattggtTGATCTATGTAATGTTGCATTTTCATCCTCACCTCAAGTTTTAGTCGAGAAATCTATGAAAGGTTGGAAAGAAGTCGAATATGAAGTTGTTCGTGATGCTTTTGACAACTGTATTACTGTTTGTaatatggaaaattttgatcCACTAGGTATTCACACCGGTGATTCCATCGTTGTAGCCCCATCTCAAACTTTATCTGATGAAGATTACAATATGTTAAGAACTACTGCTGTTAATGTTATTAGACACTTAGGTGTTGTTGGTGAATGTAATATCCAATATGCTTTAAATCCCGTTTCTAAGGATTATTGCATCATTGAAGTTAATGCGCGTTTGTCACGTTCCTCTGCTTTAGCTTCTAAGGCTACTGGTTACCCATTGGCCTACACTGCGGCTAAGTTAGGTTTGAATATCCCATTAAATGAAGTTAAGAATTCCGTCACAAAATCCACATGTGCTTGTTTTGAACCTTCTCTAGACTACTGTGTTGTCAAAATGCCAAGATGggatttgaagaagttcaCCAGAGTTTCTACCGAattatcttcatcaatgaAATCTGTTGGTGAAGTTATGAGCATCGGTAGAACCTTCGAAGAAGCTATTCAAAAAGCTATCAGATCCACAGAATATGCTAACCTCGGATTCAATGAGACAGATCTAGATATCGACATTGATTACGAGTTGAACAACCCTACGGATATGCGTGTCTTCGCCATTGCAAATGCTTTTGCTAAGAAGGGATATTCTGTTGATAAAGTCTGGGAAATGACTAGAATTGATAAGTGGTTTTTAAACAAACTGCACGATTTGGTCCAATTTGCTGAGAAAATTAGTTCATTTGGTACTAAAGAGGAATTACCTTCCTTAGTTTTAAGACAGGCTAAGCAGTTAGGTTTTGATGACAGACAGATTGCAAGATTTTTGGATTCCAACGAAGTTGCCATCCGTAGattaagaaaagaatatggaATTACACCATTTGTCAAACAAATTGATACAGTTGCCGCTGAATTCCCCGCTTACACGAACTATTTATACATGACATACAATGCTGACTCACACGATTTATCCTTTGATGACCACGGTGTTATGGTCTTGGGTTCTGGTGTTTACCGTATCGGTTCTTCTGTCGAATTTGATTGGTGTGCTGTTACTGCAGTTAGAACATTACGTGCCAACAATATCAAAACTATCATGGTCAACTATAATCCAGAAACTGTTTCCACAGATTATGATGAGGCTGATAGACTATACTTTGAAACCATCAACCTTGAAAGAGTTTTGGATATTTACGAGATTGAAAACTCAAGCGGTGTTGTCGTATCAATGGGTGGTCAAACTTCCAACAACATCGCCATGACTTTACATCGTGAAAATGTAAAGATTCTTGGTACATCCCCTGACATGATTGATTCTGCTGAAAACCGTTACAAGTTCTCTCGTATGTTGGATCAAATTGGTGTTGACCAACCAGCTTGGAAAGAATTGACATCCATGGACGAAGCTGAATCTTTTGCCGAAAAGGTGGGTTATCCAGTTTTGGTACGTCCATCTTATGTGTTATCCGGTGCCGCCATGAATACTGTTTATTCTAAAAACGATTTGGAATCCTACTTAAACCAAGCCGTCGAAGTTTCACGTGATTATCCTGTTGTTATCACTAAATATATTGAAAACGCAAAGGAGATTGAAATGGATGCAGTTGCAAGAAATGGTGAATTGGTTATGCATGTTGTCTCTGAGCATGTTGAAAATGCAGGTGTCCACTCGGGTGATGCAACATTAATCGTTCCACCTCAAGATTTGGCTCCTGAAACTGTGGATAGAATTGTTGTCGCCACTGCTAAAATTGGTAAGGCTTTGAAAATTACAGGTCCATACAACATCCAATTCATTGCAAAGGACAATGAAATCAAGGTCATAGAATGTAATGTTCGTGCTTCGAGATCTTTCCCATTCATTTCAAAGGTTGTTGGCGTCAATCTGATTGAATTGGCAACAAAGGCCATAATGGGTTTGCCTTTGACGCCTTATcctgttgaaaaattaccaGATGATTATGTCGCCGTTAAAGTACCACAATTCTCTTTCCCACGTTTAGCAGGAGCTGATCCAGTCTTAGGTGTTGAAATGGCCTCTACTGGTGAAGTCGCTACTTTTGGCCACTCGAAGTATGAAGCATACTTAAAGTCTTTGTTGGCAACCGGCTTCAAACttccaaagaagaatattttattgtCTATTGGTTCTTACAAGGAAAAACAAGAATTGCTTTCTTCCGTACAAAAACTATACAACATGGGATATAAATTATTTGCAACATCAGGTACTGCTGACTTTTTATCTGAACATGGTATTGCCGTCCAATATCTGGAGGTTTTAAACaaggatgatgatgatcaAAAATCAGAATACTCACTTACTCAACATTTGGctaataatgaaattgaCCTTTACATCAACTTGCCTTCTGCCAACAGGTTCCGTCGTCCTGCATCCTATGTTTCAAAGGGGTATAAAACACGTCGTTTGGCTGTCGATTATTCGGTTCCGTTGGTTACTAACGTTAAATGTGCAAAATTGTTGATTGAAGCcatttcaagaaatatcACTTTAGATGTTTCTGAACGTGATGCACAAACTTCCCACAGAACTATTACCTTACCTGGTTTAATCAATATCGCAACTTATGTTCCGAATGCATCCCATGTTATCAAAGGCCCAGCTGAACTGAAGGAGACCACACGTCTATTTTTGGAATCCGGTTTTACATACTGTCAATTGATGCCCAGATCCATCAGCGGACCTGTTATTACTGACGTTGCATCCTTGAAGGCCGCAAACTCTGTTTCCCAAGATTCATCTTACACTGACTTTTCTTTCACTATTGCTGGTACAGCACACAATGCTCATAGTGTTACGCAATCTGCTAGCAAAGTGACAGCATTGTTTTTGCCCCTACGTGAATTAAAGAACAAGATCACAGCAGTAGCTGAACTTCTGAATCAGTGGCCAACTGAAAAGCAAGTGATTGCAGAAGCTAAAACTGCAGATTTGGCATCGGTTTTATTGTTAACCTCCCTTCAAAACAGATCTATTCACATTACTGGTGTTTCGAATAAGGAAGATTTAGCTTTGATCATGACGGTCAAGGCAAAAGACCCTAGAGTGACTTGTGATGTCAatatttattctttgtttaTTGCCCAAGATGACTATCCGGAGGCAGTTTTCTTGCCTACTAAGGAAGATCAAGAGTTTTTCTGGAACAACCTTGATAGTATCGATGCTTTCTCTGTCGGTGCTCTTCCTGTCGCCTTGGCAAATGTCACAGGTAACAAGGTTGATGTTGGTATGGGTATCAAAGATTCATTACCACTATTGTTGGCTGCTGTTGAAGAAGGTAAATTAACCATTGATGATATCGTCCTTCGTCTGCATGACAATCCCgctaaaattttcaacatcCCTACTCAGGACTCAGTTGTCGAAATTGATTTGGATTATTCTTTCAGACGTAATAAGAGATGGTCACCATTCAACAAAGATATGAACGGTGGTATTGAGCGTGTTGTCTATAATGGCGAAACATTAGTTTTGAGCGGTGAATTAGTTTCACCAGGCGCCAAAGGAAAATGCATTGTTAATCCAAGTCCAGCTTCCATAACTGCTTCCGCAGAGCTCCAATCTACTAGTGCTAAAAGAAGGTTCTCGATCACGGAAGAAGCAATCGCTGATAATTTAGATGCCGCGGAGGATGCAATTCCAGAACAGCCTTTGGAACAAAAATTGATGTCTTCAAGGCCACCAAGAGAACTTGTTGCTCCAGGCGCCATCCAGAATTTGATCCGTAGTAACAATCCATTCCGCGGAAGACATATATTGTCTATCAAACAATTCAAACGTTCTGATTTCCATGTGTTGTTTGCTGTTGCACAAGAACTAAGGGCAGCTGTCGCAAGAGAAGGTGTCTTAGATTTAATGAAAGGCCACGTTATTACtacaattttctttgaaccATCTACTCGTACTTGTTCTTCATTCATTGCTGCTATGGAACGTTTGGGTGGTAGAATTGTAAATGTTAATCCATTGGTGTCTTCTGTCAAGAAAGGTGAAACCCTTCAAGATACTATCAGAACTTTGGCTTGTTACAGTGATGCCATTGTCATGCGTCATTCAGAAGAAATGTCTGTTCATATCGCCGCTAAATATTCTCCTGTTCCAATTATTAATGGTGGTAATGGTTCTCGCGAGCATCCTACGCAGGCCTTCTTGGATTTGTTTACGATTCGTGAAGAAATCGGTACTGTTAATGGTATTACTGTTACTTTCATGGGTGATCTCAAACATGGTAGAACCGTACATTCATTGTGTCGTTTGTTAATGCACTATCAAGTCAGAATTAATCTTGTTTCTCCTCCGGAATTGAGGTTACCAGAAGGATTAAGAGAAGAGCTAAGAAAAGCTGGCTTACTTGGTGTTGAGAGCATTGAATTAACCCCTCATATCATCTCAAAGACCGATGTTCTGTATTGTACAAGGGTCCAAGAAGAAAGATTCAATAGCCCTGAAGAATATGCACGTCTGAAGGATACTTATATCGTGGACAACAAGATCTTGGCACACgccaaagaaaatatggCTATCATGCATCCATTGCCTCGTGtaaatgaaatcaaagagGAAGTGGACTACGATCATCGTGCTGCTTACTTCAGACAAATGAAGTATGGTTTGTTCGTCAGAATGGCTTTGTTGGCCATGGTCATGGGTGTTGATATGTGA